One window from the genome of Megalobrama amblycephala isolate DHTTF-2021 linkage group LG4, ASM1881202v1, whole genome shotgun sequence encodes:
- the il21 gene encoding interleukin-21: protein MKASVCVLFAVACWFVSKAEQSPTQLTLKKVMKELEKINKVMDKNASLLYSPTTNDLKDCCIRSALECFRSQVMNLKFTEDKPIKSLKSISNESRKKLIVDNLPICKTVEGEETEAQCKSCESYSQVNSQMFVQNFQTLLQKIYASQA, encoded by the exons ATGAAGGCATCCGTGTGTGTTCTGTTCGCAGTGGCGTGTTGGTTCGTTTCCAAGGCAGAGCAGTCGCCGACGCAACTCACGCTCAAAAAAGTCATGAAGGAACTCGAGAAGATTAATAAAGTAATG gacaaaaacgCGAGTTTGCTCTACTCACCCACCACCAACGATTTGAAG GACTGCTGCATTAGATCTGCTCTGGAGTGTTTTAGGTCCCAAGTGATGAACCTGAAGTTCACTGAAGACAAACCTATAAAGTCACTGAAGAGCATCTCCAATGAGTCACGAAAAAAACtcatt GTGGATAATTTGCCCATTTGCAAGACGGTAGAAGGCGAGGAAACG GAAGCTCAGTGCAAATCCTGTGAATCGTACAGCCAGGTTAACAGCCAAATGTTCGTGCAGAACTTTCAAACTCTTCTTCAAAAG ATCTATGCCAGTCAAGCATAG